One Tachypleus tridentatus isolate NWPU-2018 chromosome 3, ASM421037v1, whole genome shotgun sequence DNA window includes the following coding sequences:
- the LOC143247387 gene encoding uncharacterized protein LOC143247387, producing MWKSFVAIVVISVALKKRGLIWAGTGNTPWKNAVLDLVGEPSYRSVKLKWRFFDLPEPREFKVHLCEVSEWYSQHRCSERRLSLMDTNYRPYSNDVITSHQRGGYEALIDGLRMSTNYSLFVKPTMDDIPESPELENINPGKLTVPQKIFITTKGFSARASRCLPNISEVIVNTGPYFGGKIVAENAFDERCAVYGNRSSPQETYKIKIVHNICGSKLVNNSRIDTMIVVHENRDIVTHNSRRYLVQCNFVPEAFTIRASMKVPKPNKNDLDMEPVKQVLSDTDRNDIFTYDHYKENNVRDSRILAQQSSAVDKTVRNTDPHVIGQLALMVILVVAAVVGCATAIWWLVSGSKKRAASDISAAPAAGTYVSYTPNKDGFIKEEFSHDDFNKSFPKFYPMPVALMSVKPLPEMCSSKLELKKLQNI from the exons ATGTGGAAAAGTTTCGTTGCTATTGTTGTTATTAGCGTTGCGTTAAAGAAAAGAGGCTTAATATGGGCTGGAACGGGCAACACTCCGTGGAAAAAcg CTGTCTTAGATCTTGTGGGTGAACCTAGCTACAGATCCGTGAAGTTGAAGTGGAGGTTTTTCGATCTTCCCGAGCCGAGGGAATTTAAGGTCCACCTGTGCGAAGTTTCGGAATGGTATTCTCAGCATCGCTGTTCGGAAAGACGTCTATCATTAATGGATACTAATTATCGACCTTATTCTAATGATGTGATAACCAGCCACCAACGGGGAGGATACGAAGCACTGATTGATGGGTTAAGGATGTCAactaattattctttatttgtaaaaCCAACGATGGATGATATTCCAGAATCTCCGGAACTGGAAAACATCAACCCAGGAAAACTCACTGTCCCACAAAAAATCTTTATCACGACTAAAGGAT tTTCTGCCAGGGCTAGCCGATGTTTGCCGAATATATCGGAAGTGATCGTAAACACAGGTCCATATTTTGGCGGGAAGATTGTAGCTGAAAACGCTTTTGACGAACGATGTGCTGTTTACGGTAATAGGAGTAGTCCTCAGGagacttacaaaattaaaatcgTTCACAATATTTGCGGTAGCAAATTAGTG aataattCTAGAATAGACACCATGATCGTGGTTCACGAGAATAGAGATATCGTCACTCATAATTCTCGTCGATATCTTGTGCAATGTAACTTCGTACCAGAAGCGTTTACTATTCGAGCTTC GATGAAAGTTCCCAAGCCCAATAAGAACGACTTGGACATGGAACCCGTAAAGCAGGTCCTCAGCGACACAGACAGAAATGACATTTTTACCTATGATCATTATAAAGAGAACAACGTCAGAGACTCAAGGATTCTGGCCCAACAAAGTTCTGCAGTGGACAAAACTGTTAGAAACACAG aCCCCCACGTAATTGGCCAACTTGCACTGATGGTTATTCTCGTGGTAGCTGCAGTAGTCGGATGTGCTACCGCCATCTGGTGGCTGGTGAGTGGATCCAAGAAACGAGCTGCGTCCGATATTAGTGCAGCACCAGCAGCTGGAACGTATGTCAGTTACACACCGAATAAAGATGGCTTCATCAAAGAAGAGTTTTCTCATGATGACTTTAACAAGAGTTTCCCAAAATTTTACCCTATGCCGGTAGCCTTGATGTCAGTGAAACCATTGCCAGAGATGTGTTCTTCGAAGCTTGAACTGAAAAAGCTACAGAACATTTAG
- the LOC143245912 gene encoding uncharacterized protein LOC143245912 has product MLNYRVINLSRLKSSICNVAKEEWINTQCTEIENNKVKDSKYMHKKISEVTGKTPSAKTGCLKSKNGEILMDKKDILNRWSEYIGELYNDNRSSTPHIEIDTEGLSIMPDEVEHAMKKIHKGKAAGPDDILIELLSALKEVGIQEVTKLLNTIYDTGEIPKDFKKISLYCIAEKARNN; this is encoded by the exons ATGCTAAATTACAGAGTCATAAACCTTTCTCGTTTAAAGTCAAG TATCTGCAATGTTGCCAAGGAAGAATGGATTAACACCCAGTGTACAGAGATTGAAAATAACAAGGTAAAAGACAGCAAATATATGCATAAGAAAATTAGTGAAGTGACAGGAAAGACTCCATCAGCAAAAACAGGATGCTTAAAATCTAAGAATGGAGAAATCTTGATGGATAAAAAAGATATACTTAACAGATGGTCAGAATATATTGGGGAACTATATAACGACAACAGAAGCTCAACCCCACACATAGAAATAGACACAGAAGGCCTTTCAATTATGCCTGATGAAGTGGAACATGCAATGAAGAAGATACATAAAGGCAAAGCAGCTGGCCCAGACGACATACTCATTGAACTTTTATCAGCCCTAAAAGAAGTGGGAATCCAGGAAGTGACAAaactactgaacactatttatgaCACGGGTGAAATACCGAAagactttaaaaaaatcagtcTTTATTGCATTGCCGAAAAAGCCCGGAACAACTGA